In Rubripirellula amarantea, a single genomic region encodes these proteins:
- a CDS encoding FkbM family methyltransferase, producing the protein MFARSPDRILKALTHHEHYLALWNMSRVYDQFWANFKRYITKQGEYPYQPGLATPQGRVNPMLHCPADMLTVNEIFCRKDYDADSSINVVVDIGSNIGISGLYFLTRNDHVRCYLYEPDPANVPKLESNLASYKDRYTLYENAVSYESGRLQFGTEPTGRYGGLGVSTGNYIEVETITINDVLADVLSKETHVDILKLDIEGLEVDTVSAIDPKYLDKIGRIYFEYMEPAPVTPIFPSEFRQNQRGSIYRMFNKLEK; encoded by the coding sequence GTGTTTGCACGAAGTCCTGATCGCATCCTAAAAGCGCTGACTCACCACGAGCACTACCTCGCGTTGTGGAATATGTCTCGGGTCTACGATCAGTTTTGGGCAAATTTTAAGCGGTACATCACCAAGCAAGGTGAGTATCCCTATCAGCCAGGTTTGGCGACGCCGCAGGGGCGGGTGAATCCAATGCTGCACTGCCCTGCAGATATGCTGACGGTCAACGAAATTTTCTGTCGCAAGGATTATGATGCGGATTCTTCAATCAATGTTGTCGTCGACATTGGTTCGAACATCGGAATCAGTGGTCTTTATTTCCTGACACGCAACGATCACGTTCGTTGTTACCTGTACGAACCCGACCCCGCAAACGTTCCGAAACTTGAATCGAACTTAGCGTCTTACAAAGATCGGTACACGCTTTACGAGAACGCGGTTTCGTACGAATCAGGTCGGCTACAGTTTGGCACCGAACCGACCGGACGCTACGGAGGTTTGGGCGTTAGCACCGGAAACTACATCGAAGTGGAAACGATAACCATCAATGATGTTTTGGCGGATGTGCTTTCAAAAGAAACTCACGTCGACATTCTCAAGCTTGACATCGAAGGGCTTGAAGTGGATACGGTGTCGGCGATTGATCCGAAGTACCTCGATAAGATCGGTCGTATTTACTTTGAGTACATGGAGCCCGCCCCAGTAACGCCGATCTTTCCTAGCGAATTTCGTCAGAACCAACGTGGTTCGATTTACCGAATGTTCAACAAACTCGAAAAATAG
- a CDS encoding glycosyltransferase family 4 protein, translating into MHICIVTEDFLPNIGGMSQHVYEIARCFVRSGINVTVINQVVEDRAEGIEDYEGIRVVRSSFESLSPKTRIIPYCMKLRRLILQEHDRLSIDVIHWHDLRAGLAIKYLPFDCPKVFTNHSSTFLMRKSSRAYRSYYRFSLNHADHFLAPSQELAEETDKLLACTTTYIPNGYDPSRFYPQHADGLRAELGIAETDQVLLVPRRLAPKNGVFVLAQAMPKILAAHPNARAVITGGGFPEERGRIEELASTHSYVDRINFLDGVENQYMPRHYNMADLVVMPSFMEAVSLSALEAMGCGKCVVASDVGGLSQLFKGEQWGKLVPPGAPDDLADAIIELLGNDSKRSELANAGREHVLENYTWEQVANQTLRSYKVA; encoded by the coding sequence ATGCATATCTGTATTGTCACAGAAGACTTTCTTCCGAACATCGGAGGGATGTCACAACATGTCTATGAAATCGCCAGGTGCTTCGTTCGCTCAGGCATCAATGTGACGGTCATCAATCAAGTCGTTGAGGACCGAGCGGAGGGAATTGAAGACTATGAAGGCATTCGTGTCGTTCGATCCAGCTTTGAATCGTTGTCGCCCAAAACTCGTATCATTCCCTACTGCATGAAGCTACGACGGTTGATTCTGCAGGAACATGATCGGTTGTCCATTGATGTGATTCACTGGCACGACTTACGGGCCGGTCTTGCCATTAAGTACTTGCCGTTTGACTGCCCCAAAGTCTTTACCAACCACAGTTCTACTTTTCTGATGCGGAAGAGTAGCCGAGCTTATCGGTCGTACTACCGCTTTTCGCTCAATCACGCAGATCATTTTCTTGCCCCTAGTCAAGAACTTGCCGAGGAAACTGACAAGCTGCTCGCATGCACAACGACATATATTCCCAACGGGTACGACCCCAGTCGCTTCTATCCCCAGCACGCCGACGGACTGCGTGCCGAATTGGGCATTGCGGAAACGGATCAAGTTCTTTTGGTACCGCGTAGGTTGGCTCCCAAGAATGGCGTCTTTGTATTAGCGCAAGCGATGCCAAAAATCTTGGCGGCACATCCAAACGCACGAGCGGTTATTACCGGCGGTGGGTTTCCAGAAGAGCGCGGGCGAATCGAAGAACTGGCTTCGACACACAGTTACGTCGACCGTATCAACTTTCTCGACGGAGTTGAAAATCAATACATGCCGCGACACTACAACATGGCCGACCTTGTTGTCATGCCCTCATTCATGGAAGCAGTTAGCTTATCGGCGCTAGAAGCGATGGGCTGTGGCAAGTGTGTTGTTGCGTCGGACGTCGGCGGTTTGAGCCAACTATTCAAGGGTGAGCAGTGGGGGAAATTGGTTCCACCAGGGGCACCCGACGACTTGGCCGATGCGATCATCGAATTGCTAGGAAACGATTCCAAGAGAAGCGAACTGGCAAACGCTGGTCGTGAACATGTCTTGGAAAACTATACGTGGGAGCAGGTCGCCAACCAAACGCTACGATCGTATAAGGTTGCGTGA
- a CDS encoding MATE family efflux transporter: protein MGTNRKLLLGSAISVFVRLVGGLSAFLLSLFLARYLGATESGVFFFALSLVMVLSVSARIGTDLTVLRFTSIQFGNGDVVGTLDTLRRCLILAGTASTFVAVALYFVSGTIETYTELSSNLSETLRAMSPGLIGLSMLSLIAMGLQGMRKIVFSVFVLNIALNAFVILGVAVRNAASPVTVGYIFSIGTMLTAALGWYLLPAATSRVEPEVDSNERLEASNLEIGNQQILNSCIPLWGVDVLSQLSRWSAQLISGFWIASNELSQLATAQRTALLIGFILAAVNTVLAPKFASFFHSGQSDQLARLSKKSCQLLALISLPLFLAMMIFPSQIMGLFGSDFRGGAGALQILAIAQFVNVCTGSVGYLLSMTGHERDLRRATLIGSVVAIVVSLILIPRLGLIGAAIATAIASILQNLLLTVSVKQRLGFWLVSP, encoded by the coding sequence GTGGGTACGAATCGAAAACTACTTCTCGGCTCAGCGATCAGTGTTTTTGTCCGACTGGTTGGTGGACTCTCTGCGTTTCTACTGAGCCTGTTTTTGGCTCGCTATTTGGGTGCCACCGAGTCTGGCGTCTTCTTCTTTGCGCTGTCGTTGGTGATGGTTTTGTCGGTCTCTGCACGGATCGGGACGGACTTGACCGTGCTGCGGTTCACGAGCATCCAATTCGGCAACGGTGATGTAGTTGGCACGCTGGACACACTTCGACGCTGCCTGATTTTGGCTGGCACCGCCTCGACATTTGTTGCAGTGGCTCTCTATTTCGTGTCGGGAACGATAGAAACCTACACCGAACTTTCGTCAAATCTGTCCGAGACTCTTCGCGCAATGAGCCCGGGGTTGATAGGGCTTTCGATGCTTTCGCTGATTGCTATGGGGCTTCAAGGCATGCGGAAGATCGTCTTCTCGGTATTCGTACTAAACATTGCACTAAACGCATTTGTGATCTTGGGCGTTGCCGTTCGGAACGCTGCCAGTCCGGTCACGGTAGGGTACATATTTAGTATCGGAACGATGCTGACAGCAGCGTTGGGCTGGTACCTTCTACCCGCTGCAACGTCACGAGTTGAACCTGAGGTTGATTCGAACGAGCGACTCGAAGCTTCGAATCTCGAAATTGGAAATCAACAGATACTTAACAGTTGCATTCCCCTCTGGGGTGTCGACGTGCTCAGCCAATTGAGTCGCTGGTCTGCACAATTGATTTCCGGTTTCTGGATCGCATCAAATGAACTATCGCAGTTAGCTACCGCTCAACGAACGGCACTGCTTATTGGCTTTATCTTGGCGGCAGTGAACACGGTCTTGGCTCCTAAGTTTGCGTCGTTTTTTCATTCCGGCCAAAGCGATCAACTAGCAAGACTCTCAAAGAAGTCATGCCAATTGCTCGCTTTGATTTCGCTACCATTGTTTCTAGCGATGATGATCTTCCCGAGCCAAATCATGGGCCTGTTTGGCTCGGACTTTCGTGGGGGAGCGGGAGCGTTACAGATCTTAGCGATTGCTCAATTTGTTAATGTCTGCACTGGTTCGGTAGGCTATCTGTTGTCGATGACCGGTCACGAACGGGACCTGCGGCGAGCAACTTTGATCGGCTCGGTCGTTGCAATCGTAGTCTCGTTGATCTTGATTCCTCGACTAGGACTGATAGGCGCAGCCATCGCCACTGCGATTGCAAGTATCCTGCAGAACCTTCTGCTGACAGTTTCCGTCAAGCAACGCCTCGGCTTTTGGCTAGTCTCACCATAG
- a CDS encoding glycosyltransferase: protein MKIALAHHWIMSYRGGERVLEQIAELCPGSDVYVLTHDRTIDVPGVRDRKIHTSLLKHIPRIDQFYKHLLPMHPHAIRRMQVPSDVDLLISSDASLIKGIPLGPQTKHVCYCHSPPRYLWELGSDYKRASRLTSLALDRFSDGLRKFDFESAQNVDHFIANSIFVSDRIRNYYNRDSTVVYPPVDTMAFDATKAREDFDLVLSELAPYKRIDVAVEAYTKLGRRLVVIGDGSERKHLESIAGPTIEFKGRQPFDVVRKHFETCRAFVFPGIEDFGITPVEAQASGAPVVAFRAGGALETVIENETGLFFEQQTADAMIAAIEMLETVSFDPARTRQQAERFSFDEFRRQFLQTLANWGYQLPSYQNLFPSIGMVSGNFHSTVPI, encoded by the coding sequence ATGAAGATTGCCCTCGCCCACCACTGGATCATGAGCTACCGCGGTGGCGAACGAGTCCTAGAGCAGATCGCCGAATTATGTCCGGGATCCGATGTATATGTGCTGACTCACGATCGGACGATCGATGTCCCCGGAGTCCGTGATCGTAAGATCCACACAAGTTTGCTGAAGCACATCCCAAGAATTGATCAGTTCTACAAACACCTATTGCCCATGCATCCGCACGCGATTCGGCGAATGCAAGTGCCCAGCGATGTAGATCTACTCATCTCGTCGGATGCGTCTTTGATCAAAGGCATTCCACTCGGCCCCCAAACCAAGCACGTTTGTTACTGCCATTCGCCACCGCGATATTTGTGGGAACTAGGCTCCGACTACAAGCGAGCATCACGCTTGACCAGCCTCGCGTTGGATCGCTTTTCCGATGGCTTGCGAAAGTTCGACTTTGAGTCAGCACAAAACGTAGACCACTTCATTGCGAATTCTATTTTCGTTTCCGATCGAATTCGGAACTATTACAACCGCGATTCAACCGTCGTTTATCCACCCGTTGATACGATGGCTTTCGACGCAACAAAAGCGAGAGAGGACTTCGACCTCGTGTTATCAGAGCTAGCGCCTTACAAGCGGATCGACGTTGCGGTAGAGGCATATACCAAACTGGGACGACGTTTGGTCGTTATCGGCGACGGATCGGAGCGGAAACACTTGGAATCAATCGCGGGTCCGACCATCGAGTTCAAAGGACGGCAACCTTTCGATGTGGTTCGCAAACATTTCGAAACCTGCCGAGCATTTGTTTTTCCTGGCATTGAAGATTTTGGAATCACTCCGGTGGAAGCTCAAGCTTCGGGAGCCCCGGTCGTGGCCTTTCGGGCCGGAGGAGCGCTAGAAACCGTAATCGAGAACGAAACGGGCTTGTTCTTTGAACAACAAACCGCCGACGCAATGATCGCAGCAATCGAAATGCTCGAAACGGTATCGTTTGATCCCGCGCGAACCCGTCAACAGGCAGAACGCTTCTCGTTCGATGAGTTTAGACGTCAATTCTTGCAGACACTTGCAAACTGGGGATACCAATTGCCTTCGTACCAGAATTTGTTTCCGTCAATCGGCATGGTGTCGGGCAACTTCCATAGCACTGTTCCGATATGA
- a CDS encoding O-antigen ligase family protein, which produces MQNRTAERVIRVAGQALIITGLIYAIWSIGGVTTRAKYDMAVGSSIAMGLATVLVFLNRNRRVVPLLIPSLGCLFIAYSGMQALDQSLIFGDSKGVSQASYASDVIDTLEAGVAAKSHQLSSSAGTWGSLQQPNSGKVQVASSTQSIIPQETLAAMVPLCSAVAVMFCVAVFFETERSRQCLAAVVVANAIALVLWGFVQRSGNDAYILPGVPHTVRSIPFASFVYKNAGAACLVPALAILVGYLFFRESRRSSQNSQSSRLDRSRDGYGGNDVFEISNLIKVSILILLVAGLAISLCRGAWLSFAAASIVAIAYHQRKLPSKGQLITASIGLVAVVALVWVGGAKRSTSDRMDDLAFDPVVHNSRFERWPDGWRAAMEHFPMGAGYGTYGYAALETQRDAQASWYTHAHNQYLETFVESGLIGTAVLVAALISLVTLCIRLQKREHESSTRRWGMISLVVVISAVIQSVVDFVIIIPANFYLYAAIVGVVLACATKPLDLQQTKERRGFFKTFGHTIAASFVFVAVILSARFASQQQFAELALDATKVSKVSGPASESEIVQAIAIIDAAIERQPAKSELYRRRSHWHLIAARSAICDLAQQSGMDLPWDATHPERLFVLLQTLSEEERDGLLEELWVDERFRHSIVNTTRDLINALELSPRIPGYHISAAHLAPVLDVPTAPMVVALSPLANNDCDLLFEGGLISFLSDDTDTAVSYWQRSLAFYDKHADTIFRHALDTIAPEIIAEKLIPKSRMFTVLRLLNVDQPDQSDDQPRSEWNQELPNDIGDRLTAALQRRTDISDSSRFAWTGSIYSHLGNRDLAVEAWSQAVRIDRRNTSYRYQYAVELRKIGQYQEAINQASLGAAMADDDAQFQTLIRQLRRDISPKSHVRSVSLATPKRSSR; this is translated from the coding sequence ATGCAAAACAGAACCGCTGAACGCGTGATTCGCGTTGCTGGCCAAGCCCTAATCATCACTGGATTGATTTACGCGATCTGGAGTATCGGTGGCGTCACGACGCGGGCGAAGTACGACATGGCAGTGGGTTCGTCCATTGCGATGGGCCTCGCCACGGTCCTAGTGTTTCTTAACCGCAACCGTCGCGTCGTTCCACTACTGATCCCAAGTTTGGGTTGCCTTTTCATTGCCTATTCCGGAATGCAGGCACTCGATCAGTCATTGATTTTCGGTGACAGCAAGGGAGTCTCCCAAGCCAGCTACGCCAGTGATGTGATCGATACACTCGAAGCCGGGGTCGCGGCTAAGTCACACCAGCTCTCTTCAAGTGCCGGCACTTGGGGATCCCTTCAGCAGCCAAACTCGGGCAAAGTCCAAGTCGCTTCTTCAACCCAGAGCATCATCCCGCAAGAAACACTCGCCGCGATGGTGCCACTTTGCTCAGCCGTCGCAGTAATGTTTTGCGTCGCTGTGTTTTTTGAGACTGAACGATCTCGACAATGCTTGGCGGCTGTTGTCGTCGCCAACGCGATTGCATTAGTGTTGTGGGGTTTCGTCCAGCGGTCGGGTAACGATGCCTACATACTTCCAGGTGTTCCGCACACAGTACGGTCGATTCCCTTCGCGAGCTTCGTGTATAAAAACGCTGGTGCCGCTTGCTTGGTGCCAGCCCTGGCCATTCTTGTTGGCTATCTATTCTTTCGAGAATCACGTCGCAGCAGTCAAAACAGCCAATCGTCGCGATTGGATCGCAGCCGGGATGGTTACGGTGGCAACGACGTGTTCGAAATCTCAAATCTGATCAAGGTTTCTATCTTGATCCTGCTAGTCGCAGGTTTGGCAATCTCGCTGTGCCGAGGAGCCTGGCTCTCGTTTGCCGCTGCTTCCATCGTTGCGATTGCCTACCATCAACGAAAGCTGCCTTCCAAAGGACAACTCATCACAGCGTCGATAGGTTTGGTCGCAGTGGTCGCATTGGTTTGGGTTGGTGGTGCGAAGCGGTCGACGAGCGATCGCATGGATGACTTGGCATTTGATCCCGTGGTTCATAACTCACGTTTCGAGCGGTGGCCTGATGGCTGGCGAGCTGCGATGGAACACTTCCCGATGGGTGCCGGGTACGGAACCTACGGCTATGCAGCACTCGAAACCCAACGTGACGCTCAAGCGAGTTGGTACACACACGCGCACAACCAATATCTGGAAACCTTCGTTGAGTCTGGCTTGATCGGCACCGCAGTCCTAGTTGCGGCATTGATTAGCCTAGTGACTCTGTGCATCCGTTTGCAGAAACGAGAACACGAATCTTCGACGCGGCGATGGGGAATGATCTCATTGGTTGTCGTGATCAGTGCAGTGATACAAAGCGTTGTCGATTTCGTCATCATCATCCCAGCAAACTTTTATCTTTACGCTGCAATCGTGGGAGTGGTGCTTGCATGTGCAACGAAACCACTGGACTTGCAACAGACCAAAGAGCGGCGTGGTTTTTTCAAGACCTTCGGGCATACCATTGCGGCCAGCTTTGTATTTGTGGCCGTCATTTTGTCGGCTAGGTTCGCTAGCCAACAACAGTTCGCTGAGCTGGCACTCGACGCCACGAAAGTATCCAAAGTAAGCGGGCCGGCGTCAGAATCTGAAATCGTTCAAGCGATCGCAATCATTGATGCAGCAATAGAGCGTCAACCCGCCAAGTCTGAACTCTACCGCCGTCGCTCCCATTGGCACTTAATCGCCGCACGCTCTGCGATATGCGATTTAGCTCAACAGTCTGGAATGGACTTACCGTGGGATGCCACTCATCCTGAACGTCTATTCGTGTTATTGCAAACTCTTAGCGAGGAAGAACGCGATGGTCTGCTCGAAGAGCTATGGGTCGATGAGCGGTTCAGGCATTCGATTGTCAATACGACTCGAGACCTTATCAATGCCTTAGAGCTCTCACCTCGCATTCCCGGGTATCACATCAGTGCGGCTCATCTTGCCCCCGTGCTTGATGTCCCCACCGCCCCGATGGTTGTCGCGTTGTCGCCGCTTGCGAATAACGACTGTGACCTGCTATTTGAAGGTGGTCTCATCTCCTTTCTTTCCGATGACACGGATACCGCCGTTAGCTACTGGCAACGATCGCTAGCGTTTTACGACAAGCACGCTGACACCATTTTCCGTCATGCCCTCGATACCATTGCACCGGAAATCATTGCTGAAAAGTTAATTCCGAAAAGCCGGATGTTCACCGTGCTAAGACTACTTAACGTTGACCAGCCCGATCAGTCAGATGACCAGCCCCGTAGTGAATGGAATCAAGAATTGCCAAACGACATTGGTGATCGGTTGACCGCAGCATTGCAGCGACGAACCGACATCAGCGATTCGTCGCGTTTCGCTTGGACTGGTAGCATCTATAGCCACCTGGGGAACCGAGATTTAGCGGTTGAGGCTTGGTCTCAGGCAGTCCGCATTGATCGCCGGAACACCAGCTATCGGTACCAGTACGCCGTTGAGCTACGGAAGATTGGACAATACCAAGAAGCGATCAACCAAGCATCCCTTGGCGCAGCAATGGCCGATGATGATGCCCAATTCCAAACTCTTATACGACAATTGCGTCGAGACATTAGTCCCAAAAGCCATGTAAGGTCAGTGTCGCTCGCGACGCCGAAACGATCCTCACGCTAA
- a CDS encoding sulfotransferase domain-containing protein, with the protein MIENNGMQNTAAAEVHVDCFLIGVPKAGTTWLAGALQHHPEVCFSEPKEVDELSDHRGTFNRLPRPVDWNRYRQAFGDRPGLRIDGSIHAFSDPDAPRKFSHWYPNAKFILCIRQPVDRAVSHWNMIRAGTHLEPNGVDWSDFAIAWRDGRLHGDSLYGRCFSRWLQFYDTNRFLIAKSENMKHSPTEVLSQVHEFLGVSDHDYSEKALELKHQSSDLKSLNPVGRSIRNAIPRNLRTSFKRVMPWLSYMPHRFPLFAAPANTLNCTDYHHGICATEVLPDMEQFESLSGIDMTQWIEETRQAAARIKRLRS; encoded by the coding sequence ATGATCGAAAATAACGGCATGCAGAATACGGCAGCAGCGGAGGTACACGTCGACTGCTTTCTAATTGGCGTTCCCAAAGCGGGAACGACGTGGCTAGCCGGCGCATTGCAGCATCACCCAGAAGTATGTTTCAGCGAGCCCAAAGAAGTCGACGAACTTTCAGACCACCGTGGAACATTTAATCGCCTGCCAAGGCCCGTTGACTGGAACCGCTACCGCCAAGCATTCGGCGACCGACCAGGGCTTCGAATCGACGGCAGCATTCACGCCTTCAGCGACCCTGATGCGCCTCGCAAGTTCTCTCATTGGTACCCCAATGCAAAATTCATCCTATGCATTCGGCAACCGGTGGACCGAGCGGTAAGCCATTGGAATATGATCAGAGCTGGCACGCACCTTGAACCCAACGGTGTCGATTGGTCTGACTTCGCCATAGCCTGGCGCGACGGAAGGCTACACGGCGACAGCCTGTACGGCCGGTGCTTTTCGCGGTGGCTGCAGTTTTACGACACCAACAGGTTTCTGATTGCAAAATCCGAGAACATGAAACACTCGCCTACCGAGGTGCTTTCACAAGTTCACGAATTCCTTGGTGTATCGGACCACGATTACAGCGAAAAAGCGTTGGAGCTCAAACATCAATCGTCGGATCTGAAATCGCTTAACCCGGTCGGTAGATCAATTCGAAATGCTATTCCGCGGAATCTTCGCACAAGCTTCAAACGCGTCATGCCGTGGTTGTCCTACATGCCACATCGTTTCCCACTGTTTGCGGCTCCCGCGAACACTCTGAACTGCACCGACTACCACCACGGGATTTGCGCAACCGAGGTCCTTCCTGACATGGAGCAATTCGAATCGCTGTCGGGAATCGACATGACGCAGTGGATCGAAGAGACTCGCCAGGCGGCCGCTAGAATCAAACGTCTGCGGTCTTAG
- a CDS encoding DUF4404 family protein yields MRQELENALAQLHKHLQDVQELDVEERARLEAAVTEIQTSLDRSEVNSQSLAERLQEATEEFKASHPALTENLGRIADMLSQMGI; encoded by the coding sequence ATGCGACAAGAACTCGAAAACGCCCTCGCTCAGCTTCATAAGCATTTGCAAGATGTACAGGAGCTCGACGTAGAAGAACGAGCCCGATTGGAAGCTGCCGTCACCGAGATTCAGACGAGCCTTGATCGCAGCGAGGTCAATTCGCAATCCCTTGCCGAGCGATTGCAAGAAGCAACTGAAGAATTCAAAGCCTCCCATCCCGCCCTAACCGAAAATCTGGGCCGCATCGCCGACATGCTCTCGCAGATGGGAATTTAG
- a CDS encoding glycosyltransferase family 4 protein, whose translation MKKVLILEDSRKVGFGGGQKGSLEVISSLVDHFEVTATDSLPDSIFATRSRELLGKPVYRLRSFGSDVGGNKGSFRIGFLELVMYPFLTAWNVIGLFGLIRREGMNSRNAILYAPLKKTLVPAWVLSLVTRIPFVYHARTVDDPTSVYFKILKFILKRARSILCVSQAVASNLEMPQCQVLYNAVQTQEGATAKRVPALLPSSDKPKFVVAAFASLLHWKGLEYLIRAARLVRNPEDVEVRIYGKGPLENELRELCSSNCKMLGFAENVNEILASEVHVVCTPSIFEEAFGRVPMEGNSFGIPAIVTNIGAQAEITIDAVTGYHVPPKDAQAIAEAIDHMLANPDHYHLLSQQAIEHSKSFDLAAHRLRVRSIFESIN comes from the coding sequence ATGAAAAAGGTGCTGATACTCGAAGACAGTCGCAAGGTTGGGTTTGGTGGAGGTCAAAAAGGATCACTAGAAGTGATATCGTCCTTGGTCGATCACTTCGAGGTTACGGCTACCGACTCCCTTCCCGATTCCATTTTCGCAACGCGATCACGCGAACTGTTGGGCAAACCGGTGTACCGCCTTCGATCGTTTGGATCTGATGTAGGAGGCAACAAGGGCAGTTTCCGTATTGGCTTTCTCGAACTAGTAATGTATCCGTTCTTAACAGCTTGGAACGTAATCGGGCTGTTTGGTTTGATTCGTCGTGAAGGCATGAACTCGCGTAACGCGATTCTGTATGCGCCGCTGAAAAAGACGCTAGTCCCCGCCTGGGTGTTATCCCTGGTCACCCGGATCCCGTTTGTCTACCACGCAAGAACTGTCGACGATCCGACGAGCGTGTACTTCAAGATCCTTAAGTTCATTCTTAAGCGAGCTCGTTCTATTCTTTGCGTTTCGCAAGCTGTGGCGAGTAACTTAGAAATGCCGCAGTGCCAAGTTTTGTACAATGCCGTGCAGACTCAGGAAGGCGCAACCGCCAAGCGTGTGCCCGCCTTACTGCCTTCCAGCGATAAACCAAAATTTGTTGTCGCTGCCTTCGCCAGTCTTCTTCACTGGAAAGGTCTTGAATATCTCATTCGTGCTGCGCGATTAGTACGCAACCCCGAGGACGTAGAGGTCCGAATTTATGGTAAAGGGCCACTAGAAAACGAACTCAGGGAACTCTGCTCTAGCAACTGCAAGATGCTAGGTTTTGCTGAAAACGTCAACGAAATTTTGGCAAGCGAAGTTCATGTGGTGTGTACTCCCTCAATTTTCGAGGAAGCATTCGGTCGCGTCCCGATGGAAGGGAACAGTTTTGGAATTCCTGCGATCGTCACCAACATCGGGGCTCAGGCAGAAATAACCATCGACGCAGTGACGGGATATCACGTCCCGCCCAAGGATGCTCAAGCAATCGCCGAAGCCATCGACCACATGCTTGCTAACCCAGATCACTATCACCTGTTGAGCCAACAAGCCATCGAGCATAGCAAGTCATTCGATCTCGCGGCGCACCGTCTTCGCGTCAGATCGATTTTCGAGTCCATCAACTAA
- a CDS encoding class I SAM-dependent methyltransferase, protein MTSPSFQMRNGVPTSSEYQELIGSPDFQQMEKFSDQFVSANAETLRPYMKKWITDPLHQWSRQWEYPFVYSRIEPANGSEKLRILDAGSGATFFPFYLQQQNPSAEVACCDYDKTLSPLYDSINKTQNANIKFSVADLRQLPFEDESVDTVYCVSVLEHTDAYETIINEFRRVVRPGGRIVITFDISLDGKHDIPEAKAEQLLSLIIKGNEESDAFPTVQSQLQQPSIVSTDWFAESQADLLPWSRPGLLQHAKSLIKSGQLRKWPNSLTFYCLSVEK, encoded by the coding sequence ATGACCTCTCCTTCTTTCCAGATGCGGAATGGTGTTCCGACTTCATCTGAATACCAAGAGCTGATAGGTTCGCCCGACTTTCAGCAAATGGAGAAGTTTTCAGATCAGTTTGTGTCGGCAAACGCCGAAACGCTTCGTCCGTACATGAAAAAATGGATCACGGACCCTTTGCATCAATGGAGTCGACAATGGGAATACCCGTTCGTTTACTCAAGAATCGAACCTGCCAATGGCTCGGAAAAGCTTCGCATTCTCGATGCAGGTTCTGGTGCAACCTTCTTCCCGTTCTATTTGCAGCAGCAGAACCCGTCAGCCGAAGTCGCTTGCTGTGACTATGATAAAACGCTATCGCCGCTGTACGATTCGATCAACAAAACGCAAAACGCAAACATCAAGTTTTCCGTCGCTGATTTGCGTCAGCTCCCTTTCGAAGATGAGTCCGTCGACACGGTTTACTGCGTATCGGTACTCGAACACACCGACGCCTACGAAACAATTATCAACGAGTTTCGCCGGGTCGTTCGCCCCGGTGGACGAATCGTCATTACCTTCGATATCTCGCTCGACGGAAAGCACGATATTCCTGAAGCAAAAGCCGAGCAACTGCTATCGTTGATCATTAAGGGGAATGAAGAATCCGATGCATTCCCCACGGTTCAATCGCAACTCCAGCAACCGTCGATCGTTTCCACTGATTGGTTTGCGGAATCTCAGGCGGATTTGCTGCCGTGGTCGAGACCAGGATTGCTTCAACATGCAAAGTCACTGATCAAGTCGGGACAACTTCGTAAGTGGCCCAACAGCCTGACGTTCTATTGCTTGAGCGTCGAAAAGTAG